The proteins below come from a single Parachlamydiales bacterium genomic window:
- a CDS encoding SAM-dependent methyltransferase, which produces MDKLLEILKDALYKNTLLKFTASSPRKKDCAQKITLRQVLIQKHLQYQISTYHQEKVFHVNQTSEQLFSYIVKDILPSYKQILFSTDSQEYQILINKQLQPTLLKKNISTQLPVISHNRKKNRVLEEGTPIPFLIDLGIMSTTGKILPSKYDKFKQINRYLELVSDCLHALPKDKTLQIIDFGCGKAYLTFALYYFLTEKMHRSIHMLGLDLKKDVIDFCSKTAQNYGWDNLTFAVGDINEQQPQGKIDLVITLHACDTATDAALEKAVQWDADVILAVPCCQHELFNQIRNSALEPLLKHGILKERFAALVTDAARAQLLELQGYAVQVLEFIDMEHTPKNILLRAIKQKGNVKAQSSDEYDTFKKMLNITPSLEVRLNP; this is translated from the coding sequence TTGGATAAGCTGCTAGAAATATTGAAAGATGCATTATATAAGAATACTTTACTAAAGTTTACTGCCAGCTCACCACGCAAAAAAGACTGTGCTCAGAAAATTACCCTGCGTCAGGTTTTAATCCAAAAACACCTTCAATACCAAATTAGCACCTATCATCAAGAAAAGGTTTTTCACGTAAATCAAACTTCTGAACAGCTTTTTAGCTATATTGTAAAAGATATATTACCCTCCTATAAGCAAATTCTATTTAGCACGGACTCCCAGGAATACCAAATCCTGATCAACAAGCAGTTACAGCCGACCCTATTAAAAAAGAATATCTCGACACAGCTACCGGTCATTAGCCATAACCGGAAAAAAAATAGGGTTTTAGAAGAAGGTACGCCGATACCCTTCTTAATAGATCTGGGCATCATGAGTACTACAGGAAAGATACTTCCGTCCAAATACGATAAATTTAAACAGATCAACCGGTATCTAGAGCTGGTCTCAGATTGTTTACATGCCCTGCCCAAAGACAAGACATTGCAGATTATTGACTTCGGTTGCGGTAAAGCGTATTTGACTTTTGCGCTCTATTATTTTCTAACCGAAAAGATGCATCGGTCTATTCATATGCTCGGTTTAGATCTGAAAAAAGATGTGATTGATTTTTGCAGCAAAACAGCTCAAAACTATGGATGGGATAACCTCACTTTTGCAGTAGGCGATATAAACGAGCAGCAGCCGCAAGGAAAAATCGACCTTGTGATCACTCTGCACGCATGCGATACAGCCACAGATGCTGCACTAGAAAAAGCCGTCCAATGGGATGCCGATGTTATTTTGGCCGTTCCCTGCTGTCAGCATGAACTATTCAATCAAATCCGGAACAGTGCATTAGAACCTCTCTTAAAACACGGTATCTTGAAAGAACGATTTGCTGCCCTGGTAACAGACGCAGCTCGTGCTCAACTATTAGAGCTGCAAGGATATGCTGTCCAAGTCTTAGAATTCATTGATATGGAACACACCCCTAAAAATATTCTTCTAAGGGCGATAAAACAAAAAGGAAACGTTAAAGCCCAAAGCTCTGACGAATACGACACCTTTAAAAAGATGTTAAATATTACACCCTCTTTAGAAGTGCGTTTGAATCCATAA
- a CDS encoding tetratricopeptide repeat protein, giving the protein MRYFTLLIIIISSCILPLDAGVKWKDGRWIDTAENPSLYSDEHYKIACEEFNCGKWKDAAKHFRIITCNYANSEYGPNAAFFLGICEFHLCEYEDANKALNCYLRHRTDSTHFFEAIEYKFCIADIYANGHKRRLFCYNTLPKLVPGYSYAIEVYDEIIFALPNHEMAAQALFSKATLLAWLGNYRESVDTYQVFLRRFPKHSLAPECYVNIINNYLWMAQTEYQNPDLLSFAQLTYIKFAKVFPRDENLPVAQALVMDVKETYASGFYELGRYYERSGWDRAAAIYYNACAEQFPDTNIAARSRDKLAYLGWLLPPAATAKVSAEIEDNSNCIPSDIEFD; this is encoded by the coding sequence ATGAGATATTTCACATTACTAATAATTATTATATCATCTTGTATTCTGCCTTTGGACGCAGGCGTAAAATGGAAAGACGGACGGTGGATCGACACAGCCGAAAATCCGTCATTATACTCCGACGAACACTATAAGATTGCATGCGAAGAATTTAACTGCGGAAAGTGGAAAGATGCCGCAAAACACTTTAGAATTATCACCTGCAATTATGCAAACAGCGAATATGGCCCGAATGCCGCCTTTTTCCTCGGTATCTGTGAATTCCACTTGTGTGAGTATGAAGATGCAAATAAGGCCTTAAATTGCTATCTGCGTCATCGAACAGATTCCACACACTTTTTTGAAGCCATAGAATATAAATTCTGCATTGCTGATATCTATGCTAATGGGCATAAACGCCGCCTATTCTGCTACAACACTCTCCCAAAGCTTGTTCCAGGCTACTCCTATGCCATAGAAGTCTATGATGAGATTATTTTTGCCCTACCTAACCACGAAATGGCAGCACAGGCTCTCTTTTCTAAAGCTACCCTGCTCGCTTGGTTAGGAAACTACCGCGAATCGGTAGATACATATCAAGTTTTTCTCCGACGATTCCCAAAGCATAGCTTAGCGCCCGAATGCTACGTGAATATCATCAATAACTATCTTTGGATGGCTCAAACTGAATACCAAAATCCCGATTTACTTTCCTTTGCACAGCTGACCTATATTAAATTTGCCAAAGTATTTCCACGCGATGAGAACCTCCCCGTTGCTCAAGCCCTAGTGATGGATGTAAAAGAAACCTACGCCTCCGGTTTTTATGAGCTAGGTAGATATTACGAAAGAAGCGGCTGGGACCGTGCCGCTGCTATCTATTATAATGCTTGCGCAGAGCAATTCCCTGATACTAATATTGCTGCCCGTAGTCGTGATAAGTTAGCCTACTTAGGATGGCTATTACCACCCGCTGCGACGGCTAAAGTTTCAGCTGAAATAGAAGATAACTCTAATTGTATTCCTTCTGATATTGAGTTCGACTGA
- a CDS encoding ATP-binding protein yields the protein MKSFQANLDSLYSMLDYARTCIALHAVSEEDISKIELALEEALVNVIYYAYPDEKGEILLECVFTSDKPATLKIQIQDYGIPFNPLEYSKNHTDKETLGGHGINYIKQIMDNVIYKRENNSNLLILEKKLIFK from the coding sequence ATGAAATCCTTTCAAGCAAACTTAGATTCATTGTATTCCATGCTGGATTACGCACGGACCTGTATTGCTTTACATGCAGTCTCGGAAGAAGACATCTCCAAGATAGAGCTGGCTCTAGAAGAAGCCTTGGTCAATGTGATTTATTACGCCTATCCTGATGAAAAAGGGGAAATACTTCTGGAATGTGTATTTACTTCAGATAAGCCGGCTACTTTAAAAATTCAAATTCAAGATTATGGTATTCCCTTTAATCCTCTTGAATACTCAAAAAATCATACGGACAAAGAGACTCTTGGTGGACACGGTATTAATTACATTAAACAAATTATGGATAATGTAATTTATAAACGTGAAAACAATTCCAATTTACTTATTCTAGAAAAGAAGTTGATTTTTAAATAG